DNA from Thermoproteota archaeon:
GTGGGGCAGGATTCTAGCAGTGGCTAGGAAGGATTGGAGAGAGGCCATGAGGGGGATGTGGATGATCGCCCCCTCAGTCTTTCTCGTCGCCTACTTCGGAATCGCACTGCCAGCCATCCTGATATACGCGGCCAAGGCGACTGGTGAGGTGCTCATCCCCGTCAACATACCCTTCCCGATAAGGGTGGAAGGGGACTTAGCCAGATCCCTCTACTTCGCATTCCAGGCTGTCGTGCCTCTCATCTTCTTGGTGATTCCCCTAGCGGTATCCACCATACTCGCCGCCGATGGGTTCGCGGGGGAGAGGGAGAGAGGCACTCTAGAACTACTGCTTGCCGCTCCCCTTGACGAGAGGGAGCTCCTCCTCGGGAAGGTGCTCGCCGCCCTCGTTCCCGGAGTCGCCTCTTCTTGGACGACTTTCCTGCTGATGGTTCCCACGGTGAACCTCCTGTCCTCCGACATATTCAACGGTCCGTGGTTCCCTCCCGGACCAGAGTGGATCATCGTCGTATTCCTCATATCCCCCTTGTACTCATTCTTGGCTGTCGCGATAACGTGCGCTCTCTCCTCCAAGGTGAGGAGCGTGAAGGAGGCTCAGCAGGGCGCTGGTATCCTCATACTCCCTTTACTGATCGTTGTGTTGGCTCAAGTCTTCTGGGGCGTAGCGGTTAATGCTGAGGCGCTGGTCTTGGCATCGCTCCTGTTAGGGGGCATAGATGCGATCATGATTCTTGCACTACCGAGACTATTTCACGGCATCAGGTACTTGCTAGAGTGACTCAGGGGGCCTTACGCCAAGCATCCTCGCTCAACTATCGGAGCACTTCTACCATCCCGCCCCTCTCTCAATAGCACCCTAGCTCTCCCCATCGACCGCACAGTTGAACAACGCAATAGTACCCTTACAGAGGTGGACTGAGAACTCGAATTCATACAAGCGATCGCTGAGGGGAAATAAGGTCAACTCGCGAGAAATTTGATTCATTCCTAAATCTAAGACTCAGGGGATCGATTCTCCCACATCTCGAAACCTGTCAAACCAACTAGTATAGACGATCATAGCTACGCGTGCTCGCGCGTTTCAACAGCTTCTACACTCCTAGTCGCTACAACCTTGGTCTCCAAGCCCAGAGGATGCTCTACAACCACTTGGCCTATGAAGACGGGAGCCTCAACCTCCAATGTGGCTAGGTAACTCATCAACTCACGGATCCTTTCCTTGGGGATGGGAGAATCGGTCTTCACGCTGACAACGGGCTCCTTACCAGCTCTCACCCGTATTACGGTCATGACCACCCTCTTCGGGGACAGGACCTCCTCCACAGCCCACTCCTTCCCCCGGGGACAGCTAAATCCCCTCACATCCTTTACCCTATTTCCCTCTACCTCCACTTCGACGGAGCAGCTGAGCGGGCATATCACGCAAGTGAGCTTGTAGACCGTCATCTGATCACCAACGTGACCCTTCCTCCCTCAACTCCCGATTTAATCCTGAGCCTGAGCATCTCAGATGGTTTGAGCACCGGCACTTTCCTCCTCAGGCCTATCTCGGGCACCTCCACCAGCGCGTCCTCCACAGGCCTCGACACCCTAGCGTAGAGCCAGAAATCCCTGTCCCCTCCCAGCATGTGAGGGACGACGAACCTGACATACCCCCCTCTCCTGACCCTGATCCACCTCCTCGTCGGGATACCATTCCCTCTGACGAACTCCTCGGCACCTTTAGCCGCGGTCCTTCCCTGCTCAACGGCGTAATCCACCAGATCATTTATGATCAGGGAGTTGCCTGCGGCGAACACTCCAGGCAATGTTGTTTCAAGCCTGTCATTGACCACCGGGCCGCCGGTGGCGGGATCCATTATCGCTCCAGCCCTCCTTAGGATCTTAACTCTGGGAACTAGGCCAGCAGATATGAGGAGGGTGTCGCAATCTATCCAGAAGCCCTCGCCAGTCTCCCTCAGCTCTTCATTGACCCTCACAACCTTAACTCTCTCGACCCTACCTCTTCCCCTGACCTCCGTCACCTTGTGGCTCAGATAAAGGGGTATGTCGAAGTCCCTGAGGATCATGAGGTTCCTCGCCAACCCACCGGGGTAGGGCAGCATCTCCACGACGCCAACCACCTCCGCCCCCTCAAGGGCGAACCTCCTCGCCATTATCAGGCCCACGTCCCCGGAGCCTACGATGACGACCCTCCTCCCGGGCATGACCCCGTAGAGGTCCATCATAGCTTGGGCCTCCCCGGCGGTGTAGATGCCAGCCACCCTGTCGCCTGCTATCCCCACCTCGAACCTGTGCCTCTCCCTTGCCCCCGCAGCGTAAATCACTGCCTTGGCCTGCACAGCCTCGGTGCCCTGAGGTGATGCATAGGTGACCTCCTTGACCAGGTCGGATCTCATCGCTAAGGAGGTGACATGGGCCTGAGTCCTAACCTCCACACCACTCCCCCTCACCTCCTCGATCAGGCGGTGCGCGAACTCGGGTCCGGTCAGGTCCTCCCCGAGGCAGTGGAGACCGAATCCGGGATGAATGCACTGGGGAAGTATGCCACCCAGTCTGGGGTTCTCGTCCAAGAGGAGGGTCCTTAACCCCAGCTTGGATGACTCAGAAGCTGAGGCCAGCCCGGCTGGACCGCCACCCACGACCACCACGTCGTACATCATGCTATCGCCTCAGGAGGACCTTCACGTCGCCCACTCCCAGTTCGCTTCCCCTTCCCTTCAGAGTGACATCCCAGAGTGGAAAGTTGAACTCCTCGGCCAGTATACTAGCTATTTCTATCCTGCAGAAGGATCCTTGACACGTGCCCGTGGTTGCTGAGGTCCTGAACTTGACGGAGTCCACGCTCGGGGTCTTCACCCCTATCCGCTTCATCCTCCTGATTGCCTCCCTTATTTCGGGCTCCCTGACTAGGTTACACCGGCAGATCACCCTTCCCTGACCGGCTCTATTCCCGTGGATCCCCCTCCTCCTGACCTTCCACTTCGTCTTCTCCCTCAGGTCGATGCCCATCCCCGCAAGTATCCTGGCCACTTCCTTGGCGACTGCCGGGGCTGCCGTCAGCCCCGGAGACCTCATGCCAGCCACGTTCACGAATCCCCAAACATCCTCAGCCCTGATCACGAAGTCCCCTCCCGTTGGCTCCGGCCTCAGACCGGAGAAGGTCCTTATCACCTTGTTAAGGGGAGGGAGGGGCCAAATCTCTGATGCTTTCTTGTAGATCTCTCTCAGTCCCTTTGGAGTGGTGCTCCTGTCATCCTTCTCCTCCTTCGGGAGGTCCTGAGCGTTCGGTCCCACCATCAGATGGCCCTGTACCTCGGTTGTGACCACGACTCCCTTGCTCCTCTCGCTGGGGGTGGGGAAGAGCACCCTAGACGGCTTAGGACCAGCATCCTCGTCAAATATGAGGTATTCACCCTTCCTCGGTCTTATCTCGAAGTAATCGGCCCCTACCTCTCTTGAAATCTCGTCAGCGTATAGGCCAGCGGCGTTTATCACGATATCAGCCTCCAAGAATCCCGCGCTAGTCCTTAACCCTCTCACCTTCTCCCCACTCACCTCCACTCCCCTGACCTCCGTGTCGAGGTGCACCTTCACCCCGTTGTCGACTGCATTCTCCACCAACGCGATCACCGCCTGAGGCGGTGAGATCTGACCGACGGTGGGAGCGTAGAGGGCGGCCTCCACCTTCACTAAGTTAGGTTCCATCGAGAGAGCCTCATCCCTCTCCAATATCCTCAGCTCCGGGACCCTATTCCTCTCGCCCCTCCTCAAGAGCCCCTCTAACACCTTCACCTCCGACTCTTCCTTAGCTATTACGAGGGCACCGCTCCAAGCGTGGGGGATGTCCAGCTCCTCCACCCATCTATGCCAGATCCTGTTTCCTTCGACGCAGAGCCTAGCCCTGTTGGGAAACCTGTCCAGGTCATCATCGTATCCAGCGTGGATGAGTCCCGTATTCGCCTTGCTCACTCCCCAACCGACGTCAGCTTCCCTCTCCACTAGATGGACCTCTACCTCGTACCGGCTAAGCTCCCTAGCTATGCTGGCCCCCACGATTCCAGCGCCGATGATAGCGACTCTCATGGGACCTAACCCTAACCTACCTCAGGCCCATGCTCCTCAGCAGCCTCAGTGCCTTGGGCGGATCGTCGGTGATGACCGCGTCGAAAGTGCCAGCCAGTTCGGGCAGCAGCTGATGGAGGCGATCATCGTTAGCAGCCCACAATATCAGCCTGAGCCCCAAACTCCTGAGCATCTCCGATGCAGCGGCGAAGCCCTCAATACCGAGGAGGTCAACTCCCTCCACAGGAGCATTCACGGAGAAAAGCCTCAGCTCCTTGGTGAGTGAGGGGATCTCGGCGAGCATCTCCTCCCTATCTATAAGGAGGCCGAGCCTCGCTTCAGAGTCGAGGGATCTCACCCTCCTCAGGGCATCAACGTTAAAGGACGAGTAGAGGACACGGTCTGAGGAGCCAGTCTCTCTCACCACCTGAACGCATCTCTCAGCAGCCCTCTCCTCTTTTATCTCCACGTTCACCAGTCTCTCAACTCTGGAGAGGACCTCCCTCAGGGCGGGAATGTGCTGGCCCATCCCCAAGTCGGCCCTCCTTATCTCCTCTAGCGTGAGCTCTCCAACCAGCCCGGACATATTCGACGTCCTTTCCAAGGATTCGTCGTGGATCACCACCACCTCTCCGTCGCCCGTCAGCCTTACATCTAACTCTACTCCATCAGCTCCGGCCTTAACGGCCTCCTCGAAGGCCAACAACGAGTTCTCGGGGTATAGTGCGCTATACCCCCTGTGGCCGAGCACGAGCACCCTACCAGCTTCCCAGCTCATCGGGGTAGGGAGGTGGATGGAGCTTTTAAACTGGGTGTCAGTTAAGCGCCTTTTAAGGAACCAGTCCTCAAGGGCTGCGGAGGTCAACATGCCCTCGGATCGGGACTTCAGCTACAGGCGTGTATTCGTGCTGGGCTTGGGTTTCTTCGGGATAAGCATAATATGGTCGCTCTACAACGCTTACGTTCCCATCTTCCTGAAGGACTTCGCCCTCTCCTCGTTCATCATAGGTATCGTGATGGTCATAGACAATGTGTTCGCGATACTCCTTCTACCATACCTCGGTGCCCTCAGCGACAGGACCAGAACCAGATGGGGGAGGAGAAAGCCCTACATAATGGTGGGCGCTCCTCTAGCCGCCCTCATGTTTGCGCTCATTCCCCTAGCCAGGGAGAGCGCTGACCTGGCGTTGATGATGGGGACCATAATCACGATGAACTTCTTCATGGCACTCTTCCGTTCCCCCGTGATAGCTTTCATGCCCGACATCACCCCCTCCCAGTACAGGAGCCAAGCTAACGGGATAATCAACTTCATGGGCGGCGTGGGATCTCTCCTCGTGTACTTCGCCGGTAAGGTGCTCTACGATCTCCATTACTCACTGCCCTTCCTCATCGGAGCTGCTCTCATGCTCCTAGCTAACCTCGCGGTAGTCCTCTTTGTCCCTGAACCGGAGGAATACAAGCAGAAGGGGGAGAAACTCGATCTAGGAGAATTCTTCAGGAAGACTACGGAGGAGAGCTTCGGGGAGCTCAAGGAGAACCTCAAGGACGTGTTCTCCAGCGGCGAGAGGAGCCTGCTTTTCATGCTCCTCTCAATACTGCTGTGGTTCATAGCCTTCAACTCGCTGGAGACGTTCTTCACCAGCTACGCAAAGTTCAGGCTCGGGATAGGCGAATCCACGGGAGCCCTCATACTGGGGTTCGTTGCCCTCGGCTTCATACTCTTCTCGCTACCGGCTGGCTTCATAGGTGCGAGGTTCGGCAGGAGGAGGACTATCTCGCTGGGTCTCATACTGGTCACGGTCATGATTCTGCTCGCCTTCCAAATGAGTGACTCCCCCAATGTCCTACCACTCTTCTCGGGCCTCTTCTTCTTGGGAGGATTGGGCTGGGCTCTGGTGAATGTGAACTCCCTTCCCATGATCGTGGACATGACCGTGGACGAGAAGCTGGGCGGATACACGGGCCTCTACTATTTCTTCTCGCAGGCGGCCAACATATTCGCTCCTCCCCTAGCTGGGCTCTTCATAGACGCTCTGGGCTACGATTCCCTGCTTCCATTCGCCATAGCCTTCTTCGCGGCCTCTCTGCTGACCATGCAGTTCGTCAGGAGGGGTGAGGCTAAGGTAAGCGATCAATCGTAGGCTTTCCTCCACACACCTTTCCCTTCCAACTCAACAAACCGACTCGAGCGAATAAATTTATATTTATTTTGCCGTAGTTTGACTTATTTTTGTAAATAAAATCGCTCATATATTATTGATCGAGGCGTCGTGCCCGAATTTCAGAATAAGAATTCTGCGAGATGTTTCATTTACCCAGGTAAACAAGATTATATCTAAGTAGTTTACCTTAAGACTCGTGAGTGTCAGGGAGAGATTAAGGCCGGTGCTCAGGGAGTGGGAGGTCCTAGGCCCTCCTCCAGCCAAGCCGAGGCGGGTCGATCACAGGGTCCTCAAGCTACCCCACATTGTGGATGTCGTTGGGGTCAGGAGGGCCGGGAAGACGTACCTCCTCTATTACTGGGCCAAGCGACTCATGGACGAGGGAGAGAATGTCATATACCTGAACTTCGAGGACAGGAGACTTCACCCATTGGACTGGGATTTAATTGAGGAGGTGGAGAGGCAAGCCCTGCTCAAGGGCAGGACGTACTTGATGCTTGATGAGGTTCAGGAGTTTCCTGAATGGGGGAGGTGGGCTAGGAGCCTGTACGACAGGCGGAGGGGAGTGAAACTCATAGTGACGGGATCTACCTCGAGGATCCTCCAGCCCGAGATCTCGTCCCTACTGACGGGGAGGCATGTCACCCTCAAGTTGTTCCCATTAAGCTTCCTTGAATTCATAACATTCAAGGAGGTACAACCGAAGGGGTTGCCCGAGGAAGAGAGCCTGTTAATGAACCTCTTCGACGAGTACTTGCGGTGGGGCGCCTTCCCTGAGGTGACCCTCCTAGCGGAGAAGGGCCTGCTGCTCAGGTCCTACTACGAGGACATCCTCTACAGGGATCTAGTGGGTAGGTTCGGAATCAGGGAG
Protein-coding regions in this window:
- a CDS encoding DUF1667 domain-containing protein, which gives rise to MTVYKLTCVICPLSCSVEVEVEGNRVKDVRGFSCPRGKEWAVEEVLSPKRVVMTVIRVRAGKEPVVSVKTDSPIPKERIRELMSYLATLEVEAPVFIGQVVVEHPLGLETKVVATRSVEAVETREHA
- a CDS encoding ABC transporter permease subunit, whose translation is MKWGRILAVARKDWREAMRGMWMIAPSVFLVAYFGIALPAILIYAAKATGEVLIPVNIPFPIRVEGDLARSLYFAFQAVVPLIFLVIPLAVSTILAADGFAGERERGTLELLLAAPLDERELLLGKVLAALVPGVASSWTTFLLMVPTVNLLSSDIFNGPWFPPGPEWIIVVFLISPLYSFLAVAITCALSSKVRSVKEAQQGAGILILPLLIVVLAQVFWGVAVNAEALVLASLLLGGIDAIMILALPRLFHGIRYLLE
- a CDS encoding FAD-dependent oxidoreductase; this translates as MMYDVVVVGGGPAGLASASESSKLGLRTLLLDENPRLGGILPQCIHPGFGLHCLGEDLTGPEFAHRLIEEVRGSGVEVRTQAHVTSLAMRSDLVKEVTYASPQGTEAVQAKAVIYAAGARERHRFEVGIAGDRVAGIYTAGEAQAMMDLYGVMPGRRVVIVGSGDVGLIMARRFALEGAEVVGVVEMLPYPGGLARNLMILRDFDIPLYLSHKVTEVRGRGRVERVKVVRVNEELRETGEGFWIDCDTLLISAGLVPRVKILRRAGAIMDPATGGPVVNDRLETTLPGVFAAGNSLIINDLVDYAVEQGRTAAKGAEEFVRGNGIPTRRWIRVRRGGYVRFVVPHMLGGDRDFWLYARVSRPVEDALVEVPEIGLRRKVPVLKPSEMLRLRIKSGVEGGRVTLVIR
- a CDS encoding glycerophosphodiester phosphodiesterase family protein; its protein translation is MTSAALEDWFLKRRLTDTQFKSSIHLPTPMSWEAGRVLVLGHRGYSALYPENSLLAFEEAVKAGADGVELDVRLTGDGEVVVIHDESLERTSNMSGLVGELTLEEIRRADLGMGQHIPALREVLSRVERLVNVEIKEERAAERCVQVVRETGSSDRVLYSSFNVDALRRVRSLDSEARLGLLIDREEMLAEIPSLTKELRLFSVNAPVEGVDLLGIEGFAAASEMLRSLGLRLILWAANDDRLHQLLPELAGTFDAVITDDPPKALRLLRSMGLR
- a CDS encoding NAD(P)/FAD-dependent oxidoreductase encodes the protein MRVAIIGAGIVGASIARELSRYEVEVHLVEREADVGWGVSKANTGLIHAGYDDDLDRFPNRARLCVEGNRIWHRWVEELDIPHAWSGALVIAKEESEVKVLEGLLRRGERNRVPELRILERDEALSMEPNLVKVEAALYAPTVGQISPPQAVIALVENAVDNGVKVHLDTEVRGVEVSGEKVRGLRTSAGFLEADIVINAAGLYADEISREVGADYFEIRPRKGEYLIFDEDAGPKPSRVLFPTPSERSKGVVVTTEVQGHLMVGPNAQDLPKEEKDDRSTTPKGLREIYKKASEIWPLPPLNKVIRTFSGLRPEPTGGDFVIRAEDVWGFVNVAGMRSPGLTAAPAVAKEVARILAGMGIDLREKTKWKVRRRGIHGNRAGQGRVICRCNLVREPEIREAIRRMKRIGVKTPSVDSVKFRTSATTGTCQGSFCRIEIASILAEEFNFPLWDVTLKGRGSELGVGDVKVLLRR
- a CDS encoding SLC45 family MFS transporter, yielding MPSDRDFSYRRVFVLGLGFFGISIIWSLYNAYVPIFLKDFALSSFIIGIVMVIDNVFAILLLPYLGALSDRTRTRWGRRKPYIMVGAPLAALMFALIPLARESADLALMMGTIITMNFFMALFRSPVIAFMPDITPSQYRSQANGIINFMGGVGSLLVYFAGKVLYDLHYSLPFLIGAALMLLANLAVVLFVPEPEEYKQKGEKLDLGEFFRKTTEESFGELKENLKDVFSSGERSLLFMLLSILLWFIAFNSLETFFTSYAKFRLGIGESTGALILGFVALGFILFSLPAGFIGARFGRRRTISLGLILVTVMILLAFQMSDSPNVLPLFSGLFFLGGLGWALVNVNSLPMIVDMTVDEKLGGYTGLYYFFSQAANIFAPPLAGLFIDALGYDSLLPFAIAFFAASLLTMQFVRRGEAKVSDQS
- a CDS encoding ATP-binding protein, whose translation is MSVRERLRPVLREWEVLGPPPAKPRRVDHRVLKLPHIVDVVGVRRAGKTYLLYYWAKRLMDEGENVIYLNFEDRRLHPLDWDLIEEVERQALLKGRTYLMLDEVQEFPEWGRWARSLYDRRRGVKLIVTGSTSRILQPEISSLLTGRHVTLKLFPLSFLEFITFKEVQPKGLPEEESLLMNLFDEYLRWGAFPEVTLLAEKGLLLRSYYEDILYRDLVGRFGIREVQIMESFLKYLLTNVGRPFSIRRAKNFLASYGISASTRTILRYTGMLEEIFLFFFVQAYGKVKDALRHPRKAYTVDLGLKRVATTKEDRGAELENLMFLHFKRKGEEIRYWKGDKGEVDLLVMGKYAVQVTWELTSDNERRELAPLVECAKREGVKPLLVTYEQEDVVEREGMKIRVIPAYKLLLKGHDVLKGSVG